Proteins from a single region of Stutzerimonas stutzeri:
- a CDS encoding EAL and GGDEF domain-containing protein, which produces MNEAPQISARHCGQINQNAHFGSWHLDLGSQLLTCSDEACRVLGLDVGAPIAFERFLQCIHPEDRPLFDRAWDAAMCGKSLDLRYRIVSGGQVRWIHLRATFKGDASGRPRAADGTVEDITDLKRVEQALNAMRRQREELASHVPGMLYQYRLRPDGSSHFPYASARIQEIYGVAPEDVVEDATPAFAALHPEDRDRVHETIQASGQSLALWHDEYRVQFPDGRVIWVEGEASPEAMPDGSILWHGYIHDVTSRRISAEELRLAAKVFAHAGEGILVTDAQAHIVNVNRAFTVITGYAREEVLGQTPRLLQSDHYDDEFYQTVWQAVREHDYWHGELWCRRKNGSQFAALLTISAVPDMRGNIEHYAAMFSDITALKENQRQLERVAHYDLLTGLPNRLLLGDRLKQAIGQTRRRGMHLAVVFIDLDGFKEVNDQHGHAVGDKLLSVLSRRMTQVLREGDTLARLGGDEFVAILVDLPDVSISVPILDRLIEAAAQPVPIGDALCEVSASIGVSYYPQGEDIDADQLLRQADQAMYRAKQAGKNRYHVFDTEKDRTLRTRHEGFDSIKNALANGQFLLYFQPKVNMRTGEVLGAEALIRWQHPTRGLLSPASFIPIIENHPLGIDVGKWTIEAALTQIEVWRKAGLHVPISVNIGARHLLQPDFIMHLRGMLSRHPGAQPQDLELEILETSAVEDFVQVSQLMALCERMGLRFALDDFGSGYSSLTYLKRLPAHLLKIDQGFIRDMLEDPDDIAILDALLALARSFGRNCIAEGVESIRHGEMLLRMGCEWGQGYAIGHPMPAHEFEQWLHTWQVPLSWKGFKPDSRSALPVPFTYADHRAWISQMIDYLSGKTQVPPQPEALQYWRDQSGRPTFFGKDPDDQVDVLHQSIQQLAHTLSEMNNAGRVEALKAGIDKLQHLQADLLGLLPPDQKPD; this is translated from the coding sequence TTGAACGAGGCTCCTCAAATCTCAGCCCGACACTGTGGCCAGATTAACCAGAATGCCCATTTTGGCAGTTGGCATCTCGATCTTGGCTCGCAACTCCTCACTTGCTCCGATGAAGCCTGCCGCGTGCTCGGCCTGGATGTTGGTGCGCCAATAGCCTTCGAGCGATTCCTGCAGTGCATTCACCCTGAAGACCGCCCCCTCTTCGATAGGGCATGGGATGCTGCCATGTGCGGAAAGTCCCTTGATCTGCGGTATCGCATCGTCAGCGGAGGGCAGGTTCGCTGGATACACCTGCGGGCAACATTCAAGGGCGACGCCTCTGGTCGGCCCAGAGCGGCAGACGGGACGGTAGAGGACATCACCGATCTCAAGAGGGTCGAGCAGGCGCTGAACGCTATGCGCCGACAGCGAGAAGAGTTGGCCAGCCACGTTCCCGGTATGCTTTACCAATACCGTCTTCGTCCGGACGGCAGCTCGCACTTCCCTTATGCCAGCGCGAGGATACAGGAAATATACGGGGTTGCACCGGAGGATGTTGTCGAAGATGCCACTCCTGCGTTCGCTGCGCTCCATCCTGAAGACCGCGACCGTGTGCATGAAACCATACAGGCGTCGGGGCAGTCACTCGCGCTTTGGCATGACGAGTACCGAGTGCAGTTTCCAGACGGTCGGGTGATCTGGGTCGAAGGCGAGGCGTCGCCTGAAGCCATGCCTGATGGGAGCATCCTCTGGCACGGCTATATCCATGATGTCACCTCACGCAGAATATCCGCGGAAGAGCTTCGCCTTGCGGCTAAAGTTTTTGCGCACGCAGGAGAGGGCATCCTCGTTACCGACGCTCAGGCCCACATTGTCAACGTCAACCGGGCGTTTACCGTGATCACTGGTTATGCGCGGGAGGAAGTATTGGGCCAGACACCCCGTCTACTCCAGTCCGATCACTATGACGATGAGTTCTATCAGACCGTTTGGCAGGCTGTGCGTGAGCACGACTATTGGCACGGAGAGCTCTGGTGCCGACGCAAGAACGGCAGTCAGTTTGCCGCGCTGCTGACGATCAGTGCAGTCCCGGATATGCGGGGCAATATCGAGCATTACGCAGCCATGTTTTCCGACATCACGGCGCTGAAGGAGAACCAGCGACAGCTTGAACGCGTTGCTCATTACGACCTGCTCACCGGCTTGCCCAATCGACTATTGCTTGGAGACCGCCTTAAGCAGGCTATTGGTCAGACACGTCGGCGTGGCATGCACCTGGCGGTTGTCTTTATCGATCTGGATGGATTCAAGGAGGTCAACGACCAGCACGGTCACGCAGTCGGCGACAAATTGCTGTCCGTCCTGTCCAGGCGTATGACGCAGGTGTTGCGCGAAGGCGATACCTTGGCCCGCCTTGGTGGTGATGAGTTTGTCGCTATTCTGGTCGACCTGCCGGATGTTTCCATCAGCGTACCGATTCTCGATCGCCTGATCGAGGCAGCGGCACAGCCCGTACCGATTGGTGACGCACTGTGCGAGGTGAGCGCGAGTATCGGTGTGAGCTACTACCCGCAAGGCGAAGATATCGACGCCGACCAACTGCTGCGGCAGGCAGATCAGGCTATGTATCGCGCCAAGCAAGCCGGCAAGAATCGATATCACGTTTTCGATACGGAGAAGGATCGTACGCTGCGCACCCGTCACGAAGGATTTGACAGCATAAAGAATGCACTTGCCAATGGGCAGTTTCTGCTTTATTTCCAACCTAAGGTCAACATGCGCACCGGTGAGGTGCTGGGCGCCGAAGCCTTGATCCGCTGGCAACATCCGACGCGTGGCTTGTTATCTCCTGCCTCCTTCATACCCATCATTGAGAACCATCCGCTCGGGATTGACGTGGGGAAATGGACCATCGAAGCTGCGCTGACCCAGATCGAAGTTTGGCGCAAGGCCGGCCTTCATGTCCCGATCAGCGTGAATATCGGTGCGCGGCACTTGTTGCAACCGGACTTCATCATGCATCTACGGGGTATGTTGTCACGACATCCCGGCGCCCAGCCGCAAGACCTTGAACTGGAAATCCTCGAAACCAGCGCCGTGGAGGACTTCGTTCAAGTGTCTCAGTTGATGGCGCTATGCGAGAGGATGGGATTGCGTTTTGCCCTCGACGATTTCGGCAGCGGCTATTCATCGCTGACCTATCTGAAGCGCCTGCCCGCGCACCTGCTCAAGATCGACCAAGGTTTTATACGCGACATGCTCGAGGATCCGGACGATATCGCCATCCTGGATGCGCTACTGGCACTGGCAAGGTCGTTTGGCAGGAACTGCATCGCGGAGGGAGTCGAATCCATTCGGCATGGTGAAATGCTGCTGCGTATGGGATGCGAGTGGGGCCAGGGTTATGCCATCGGGCATCCGATGCCGGCGCATGAATTCGAGCAATGGCTACACACCTGGCAGGTCCCCTTATCCTGGAAGGGATTCAAACCTGACAGTCGCTCCGCGCTGCCCGTGCCGTTCACATACGCCGACCACCGGGCCTGGATTTCCCAGATGATCGACTATCTGTCAGGCAAGACCCAAGTGCCGCCTCAACCCGAAGCACTCCAATACTGGCGGGATCAAAGTGGCCGCCCGACGTTCTTCGGCAAGGATCCTGATGATCAGGTCGATGTCCTGCATCAGAGCATCCAGCAGTTAGCGCACACCCTGAGTGAAATGAATAATGCCGGCCGTGTCGAGGCATTGAAGGCTGGCATCGACAAGTTGCAACATTTGCAGGCGGATCTGCTGGGATTGCTGCCGCCAGACCAGAAGCCGGATTGA
- the hdeD-GI gene encoding heat resistance membrane protein HdeD-GI: MNTDTITDSSADEPTKTLCSLTENWWIFALRGVLALIFAALAFWMPQSALLAMTLVFGAFSLVNGAFNLVAAVRHIQKKERWGWLLFSGIVGILTGVVVLVAPWVATMVMASFLWASVGFWAIFTGVLEISAAVRLRQEIKGEIWLAFSGLLSIVLGAIVLWIFFSRPVESFLAAGWLLGFYAAVYGVTLLFLSWRLRKTRQG; encoded by the coding sequence ATGAATACAGACACCATCACCGATTCCAGTGCGGATGAGCCCACCAAAACACTGTGTTCATTGACCGAAAATTGGTGGATTTTTGCGTTGCGCGGTGTCTTGGCATTGATTTTCGCAGCCCTTGCGTTCTGGATGCCACAATCGGCTCTGTTGGCCATGACCTTAGTGTTCGGCGCATTTTCCTTGGTCAATGGCGCTTTCAACTTGGTTGCAGCGGTGCGCCATATCCAGAAAAAAGAGCGCTGGGGCTGGCTGCTGTTCAGCGGCATTGTCGGCATACTTACCGGCGTCGTCGTCCTGGTTGCTCCTTGGGTCGCCACGATGGTCATGGCTTCTTTTTTATGGGCTAGCGTGGGGTTCTGGGCGATTTTCACCGGTGTGCTGGAGATATCCGCCGCGGTTCGGCTGCGTCAAGAAATCAAGGGTGAAATCTGGCTTGCCTTCAGTGGACTGCTCTCGATTGTCCTTGGCGCTATCGTCTTGTGGATATTTTTTTCCCGTCCGGTCGAGTCATTCCTGGCCGCAGGCTGGCTGTTGGGCTTCTATGCGGCAGTCTATGGTGTCACGCTTTTGTTCTTGAGTTGGCGTCTTCGCAAAACGCGCCAGGGATAA
- the yfdX1 gene encoding heat resistance protein YfdX1 yields MNIKQPKYIFSALALAVVVGLSGPALAQSAAGSSPGAAAPSAASKAAQPQVDDKVAREAAKKRAELAQDAITALAKTHEALILLDAKKTKEALAALELASGKLELVLAREPKLALAPVDVSVITHDIHADVESVKKAVKLSRELLDDGEVQKARPIVANLASEIVIETDNLPMATYPAAIKSAARLIDSGKIDDAKAELARALNTLVVTSVAFPLPVLRAEAAMAKAEKLAETDKRDAKQSEELSALLAYVRTEIELAQILGYGKKADFEPIFDQVKSIEQKSAGGKSGKGWFDELKTRIQKLF; encoded by the coding sequence ATGAATATCAAACAGCCAAAATACATCTTCTCCGCACTTGCCCTGGCGGTCGTCGTCGGACTGAGCGGACCGGCTCTGGCCCAATCAGCGGCAGGTTCTAGCCCAGGTGCTGCAGCACCCTCTGCCGCATCCAAGGCGGCGCAGCCACAGGTAGATGACAAGGTCGCCCGGGAAGCCGCGAAAAAGCGCGCCGAACTCGCCCAAGATGCAATCACTGCGCTGGCCAAGACCCATGAGGCATTGATCCTCCTTGATGCAAAGAAGACCAAGGAGGCGCTCGCTGCGCTGGAACTGGCCAGCGGAAAGCTGGAACTGGTATTGGCGCGTGAGCCAAAACTTGCTTTGGCGCCCGTCGATGTAAGCGTCATCACCCATGACATCCACGCCGACGTGGAATCGGTCAAGAAAGCGGTCAAGTTGTCTCGGGAGTTGTTGGATGATGGCGAGGTGCAAAAGGCACGGCCCATCGTCGCCAATCTTGCCAGCGAAATCGTGATCGAAACCGACAACCTGCCGATGGCAACGTACCCGGCAGCGATCAAGTCGGCCGCACGGCTCATCGACAGCGGCAAGATCGACGACGCCAAGGCGGAACTCGCCCGAGCACTGAACACGCTGGTGGTGACCTCGGTCGCCTTTCCTCTGCCCGTGCTACGGGCCGAAGCCGCGATGGCAAAAGCGGAAAAGCTGGCCGAGACCGACAAGCGCGATGCCAAACAGAGCGAGGAGCTCAGCGCCCTGCTGGCCTACGTGCGCACGGAAATCGAGCTGGCGCAGATCCTGGGTTATGGCAAGAAGGCGGATTTCGAACCCATCTTCGATCAGGTGAAGTCCATTGAGCAAAAGTCGGCTGGTGGCAAAAGCGGCAAGGGATGGTTCGACGAGTTGAAGACGCGCATCCAAAAGCTGTTTTGA
- the ftsH gene encoding ATP-dependent zinc metalloprotease FtsH, whose translation MEKKDQWNIGYWIVAGLLLLTLQNYWQAAKTVEPVPYSEFEKALAEGRVADVLVADRTVTGRLKSPDSRGKTTIVATRVEPDLAERLSKYDVPYARVVESTWLRDVLSWILPAVAFFGVWFFLFRRFAEKQGMGGFLSIGKSRAKVFMEKNTGVTFADVAGVDEAKTELVEIVDFLKNPQEYGRLGARIPKGVLLVGPPGTGKTLLAKAVAGEAGVPFFSISGSEFVEMFVGVGAARVRDLFEQARGQAPAIIFIDELDALGRARGVGGPIGGHDEREQTLNQLLTEMDGFDSSVGLIILAATNRPEILDQALLRAGRFDRQVLVDRPDKKGRLDILKVHVKKVTLAQDIDLEQVAALTTGFSGADLANLVNEAALAATRRKASAVELQDFTAAIERIVAGLEKRNRVLNPKERETVAHHEMGHALVALALPETDPVHKISIIPRGIGALGYTLQRPTEDRFLMTRTDLEHKIAVLLGGRAAEKLVFGELSTGAADDLARATDIARDMITRFGMDEGLGYIAFEAQRPRFLDTPELAHGGCRVAESTQARIDQAIRDIVMGVFERAYRILDINRAVLERCARELLARETLDESDIRQLTQGLVRN comes from the coding sequence ATGGAAAAGAAAGATCAATGGAACATTGGCTACTGGATCGTCGCCGGTCTGTTGCTGCTGACGCTGCAGAACTACTGGCAGGCGGCCAAGACCGTCGAGCCCGTGCCCTACAGCGAATTCGAGAAGGCGTTGGCCGAGGGGCGCGTCGCCGATGTGCTGGTGGCGGACCGCACGGTGACCGGGCGCCTGAAATCGCCGGACAGCCGGGGCAAGACCACCATCGTGGCCACCCGGGTCGAACCCGACCTGGCCGAGCGGCTGTCCAAGTACGACGTGCCCTATGCGCGGGTGGTGGAAAGCACCTGGCTGCGTGATGTGCTCTCCTGGATTCTGCCGGCGGTGGCCTTCTTCGGCGTCTGGTTCTTCCTGTTCCGCCGCTTCGCCGAGAAGCAGGGCATGGGTGGCTTCCTGAGCATCGGCAAAAGCCGCGCCAAGGTATTCATGGAGAAGAACACCGGCGTCACCTTTGCCGATGTGGCGGGTGTGGATGAAGCCAAGACCGAGCTGGTCGAGATCGTCGATTTTCTGAAGAACCCGCAGGAGTATGGACGGCTCGGGGCGCGCATCCCGAAAGGTGTGTTGCTGGTTGGCCCGCCCGGCACGGGCAAGACCCTGCTGGCCAAGGCCGTGGCGGGCGAGGCCGGGGTACCGTTCTTTTCCATCTCAGGCTCGGAGTTCGTCGAGATGTTCGTCGGCGTGGGTGCAGCGCGCGTGCGCGACCTGTTCGAGCAGGCCCGCGGGCAGGCGCCGGCCATCATCTTCATCGACGAGCTCGATGCGCTGGGCCGCGCGCGCGGCGTCGGCGGGCCCATCGGCGGCCACGACGAGCGTGAGCAGACGCTCAACCAGCTGCTCACCGAGATGGACGGCTTCGACAGCTCGGTGGGGCTGATCATCCTCGCCGCCACCAACCGCCCCGAAATCCTCGACCAGGCGCTGCTGCGTGCCGGCCGCTTCGACCGCCAGGTGCTGGTGGACCGGCCCGACAAGAAGGGACGGCTGGACATCCTGAAAGTCCACGTCAAGAAGGTGACGCTGGCTCAGGATATCGATCTCGAACAGGTGGCTGCGCTGACCACGGGCTTTTCGGGTGCAGACCTCGCGAACCTGGTCAACGAGGCCGCGCTGGCCGCGACCCGGCGCAAAGCGTCCGCCGTGGAGTTGCAGGATTTCACCGCCGCCATCGAGCGCATCGTGGCGGGCCTGGAGAAGAGGAACCGAGTGCTCAATCCCAAGGAGCGGGAAACCGTGGCCCATCACGAGATGGGCCATGCGCTGGTGGCGCTGGCGCTGCCCGAAACCGACCCCGTACACAAGATCTCGATCATCCCGCGCGGCATCGGCGCGCTGGGCTACACCTTGCAGCGCCCCACCGAAGACCGCTTCCTGATGACGCGTACCGATCTCGAGCACAAGATCGCCGTACTGCTGGGCGGGCGTGCCGCCGAAAAGCTGGTGTTCGGCGAGTTGTCTACCGGGGCGGCGGACGATCTGGCGCGAGCCACCGACATCGCCCGTGACATGATCACCCGCTTTGGCATGGACGAGGGCCTGGGCTACATCGCCTTCGAGGCGCAGCGGCCCCGCTTTCTCGATACACCTGAACTGGCCCACGGCGGTTGCCGGGTGGCCGAATCGACCCAGGCGCGCATCGATCAGGCTATCCGCGACATCGTGATGGGCGTGTTCGAGCGCGCCTACCGGATTCTCGACATCAACCGCGCGGTGCTGGAGCGCTGTGCGCGCGAGCTGCTGGCGCGGGAAACGCTCGACGAAAGCGATATCCGTCAATTGACTCAAGGACTTGTTCGGAACTGA
- the hsp20-GI gene encoding small heat shock protein sHSP20-GI, with the protein MSALTPWDPFRELDELQNRLATMFGRTPQRQGARTGNEAMTTADWAPMADISEDENAFLLKLDLPEVPKDAVRVSAENGVLTISGERKLEKEEQGKKFHRIERAYGRFVRSFVLPDNVDPTKVTASMKDGALEVRLVKAEQAKPKQIEISVN; encoded by the coding sequence ATGTCTGCATTGACTCCGTGGGACCCCTTCCGGGAACTGGATGAATTGCAAAACCGCCTGGCGACGATGTTCGGACGGACACCCCAGCGACAGGGCGCCCGTACCGGCAACGAAGCCATGACCACGGCGGACTGGGCACCAATGGCGGACATCAGCGAGGATGAGAACGCATTCCTCCTCAAGCTGGATCTGCCGGAGGTCCCCAAGGATGCCGTGCGCGTCAGCGCGGAAAACGGTGTGCTCACCATCAGCGGCGAGCGCAAACTGGAAAAAGAGGAGCAGGGCAAGAAGTTCCACCGCATCGAACGTGCGTATGGCCGCTTTGTGCGCAGCTTTGTCTTGCCTGACAACGTTGATCCGACCAAGGTGACGGCTTCGATGAAAGACGGCGCGCTGGAAGTGCGGCTTGTCAAGGCCGAGCAAGCCAAACCGAAACAGATTGAAATCTCAGTCAACTAA
- the yfdX2 gene encoding heat resistance protein YfdX2, with the protein MNEQTPNPNATNEGINEQAAVSSLPVSPESKPEVVTEVQPEVQKETDSQAADKRKQVLDEAVSALSLTKSALAALDGKDTARALATLAEVTGKLELIVAREPTLALAPVDVGTIVHDLFANTETIEAMTDEALDALKHGEVQQARHVLALLASEIVITVTNIPLASYPAAVKAVVPLIDQGKIEEAKAALQAALSTLVETRSVHPLPALRARLLLKRAETLVEDGQRSEASNERLETLLNEARQQLEMAELLGYGKKKDFEPLYAELKKVKQKTAGGGGGKGWLDEIKAKLSKLF; encoded by the coding sequence ATGAATGAGCAAACACCGAATCCCAATGCGACGAACGAAGGAATAAACGAACAGGCCGCGGTAAGCAGCCTTCCTGTCAGTCCAGAGTCCAAGCCTGAAGTCGTCACGGAGGTACAGCCTGAGGTTCAGAAAGAAACGGACTCGCAGGCGGCAGACAAACGTAAACAAGTCCTCGATGAGGCAGTCTCGGCCTTGTCGCTGACCAAATCCGCGCTGGCCGCACTTGACGGCAAGGACACTGCACGCGCATTGGCAACGCTGGCCGAAGTGACGGGAAAGCTGGAGCTGATCGTTGCGCGCGAACCCACGCTCGCCCTGGCCCCCGTTGATGTGGGCACCATCGTGCACGACTTGTTCGCCAACACGGAAACCATTGAGGCGATGACCGACGAGGCGCTGGATGCCCTCAAACATGGCGAGGTGCAACAGGCTCGCCACGTGCTGGCTTTGCTGGCCAGTGAAATCGTGATCACGGTCACCAACATCCCTTTGGCGTCCTATCCCGCAGCCGTGAAGGCAGTCGTGCCGCTGATCGATCAGGGCAAGATCGAAGAAGCCAAAGCCGCGCTGCAGGCAGCGCTCAGCACGCTGGTCGAGACGCGCAGCGTGCATCCGCTGCCCGCCCTGCGCGCCAGGCTGCTCCTGAAGCGCGCCGAGACCCTGGTAGAAGATGGTCAGCGGAGCGAAGCGTCCAATGAGCGCCTGGAGACATTATTGAACGAAGCGCGGCAGCAGTTGGAAATGGCAGAACTGCTGGGCTATGGAAAGAAGAAGGACTTTGAGCCCCTGTATGCTGAACTCAAGAAAGTCAAGCAAAAGACGGCTGGGGGAGGCGGCGGAAAAGGCTGGCTCGATGAAATCAAGGCAAAGCTGTCCAAGTTGTTCTGA
- a CDS encoding IS5-like element ISPa16 family transposase, protein MKQMTFADAEYAGKRKQTRKELFLIEMDQVVPWKGLIALIEPHYPKGEGGRPAYPLMAMLRIHLMRNWFGYSDPAMEEALYETTILRQFAGLSLERIPDETTILNFRRLLEKHELAAGILGVINGYLGDRGLSLRQGTIVDATLIHAPSSTKNQDGKRDPEMHQTKKGNQYYFGMKAHIGVDDESGLVHSVVGTAANVADVTQVDKLLHGEENVVCADAGYTGVEKRPEHAGREVIWQVAARRSTYKKLDKRSALYKAKRKIEKAKAQVRAKVEHPFRVIKRQFGYVKVRFRGLAKNTAQLVTLFALSNLWMARRHLLTTAGKVHL, encoded by the coding sequence ATGAAGCAGATGACCTTCGCCGACGCCGAGTACGCCGGCAAGCGCAAGCAGACCCGTAAGGAGTTGTTCCTGATCGAGATGGATCAGGTGGTGCCGTGGAAGGGATTGATTGCCCTGATCGAGCCACACTACCCAAAGGGTGAAGGTGGTCGTCCAGCCTATCCGCTGATGGCCATGTTACGTATCCATCTGATGCGGAACTGGTTCGGCTACAGCGACCCGGCCATGGAAGAAGCGCTCTACGAGACGACCATCCTGCGTCAGTTCGCCGGGCTGAGCCTGGAGCGTATTCCCGACGAAACCACCATCCTAAATTTCCGTCGCTTGCTGGAGAAACATGAGCTGGCAGCCGGCATCCTCGGCGTAATCAATGGCTACCTGGGGGATCGCGGCCTGTCGCTGCGCCAGGGCACTATCGTCGATGCCACACTGATCCACGCGCCCAGCTCGACCAAGAACCAGGACGGCAAGCGCGATCCGGAGATGCACCAGACCAAGAAGGGCAACCAGTACTACTTCGGCATGAAGGCCCACATCGGTGTGGATGACGAGTCGGGGCTGGTGCACAGCGTGGTCGGCACGGCGGCAAACGTGGCGGATGTCACCCAGGTCGACAAACTGCTGCATGGTGAAGAGAACGTCGTCTGCGCCGATGCCGGCTACACCGGCGTCGAAAAGCGCCCCGAACATGCTGGCCGCGAAGTGATCTGGCAGGTCGCAGCACGCCGCAGCACCTACAAGAAGCTCGATAAACGCAGCGCCCTGTACAAAGCCAAGCGCAAGATCGAGAAGGCCAAGGCACAAGTGCGAGCGAAGGTCGAGCACCCGTTTCGAGTGATCAAGCGCCAGTTCGGTTACGTGAAGGTGCGCTTCCGTGGCCTGGCCAAGAACACCGCTCAGCTGGTGACGCTGTTCGCGCTGTCGAACCTATGGATGGCGCGCCGACATTTGCTGACTACCGCAGGAAAGGTGCACCTGTAA